One Osmerus eperlanus chromosome 24, fOsmEpe2.1, whole genome shotgun sequence DNA window includes the following coding sequences:
- the vamp4 gene encoding vesicle-associated membrane protein 4 isoform X1, with amino-acid sequence MREPGPEEQLDDNMPPKFKRHLNDDEVTGSVRSERRNLLEEDSDEEEDFFLRGPTAPRFGAPTDKIKHVQSQVDEVIDVMQENISKVIERGERLEDLQDKSESLSDNASAFSSRAKQMHRRMWWRDTKMKMIIGLVVVGLLLIIIIPVIMRNRG; translated from the exons ATG AGGGAGCCGGGGCCAGAGGAGCAGCTTGACGACAACATGCCTCCCAAGTTCAAACGGCACCTCAACGATGACGAGGTCACGGGGTCCGTGCGCAGCGAGAGG AGGAACCTGCTTGAGGAAGACTCCGACGAAGAGGAGGACTTCTTCTT GAGGGGACCAACGGCACCCAGGTTTGGAGCTCCAACTGACAAAATCAAACA TGTGCAGTCGCAGGTTGATGAGGTCATCGACGTGATGCAGGAGAACATCTCCaaggtgatagagagaggggagaggctggaagacCTGCAGGACAAGTCAG AGAGCCTATCAGACAACGCGTCAGCCTTCAGTAGCCGCGCCAAGCAGATGCACAGGAGGATGTGGTGGAGAGACAcaaag ATGAAGATGATCATCGGCCTGGTGGTGGTCGGGCTGCTTCTCATTATCATCA ttccagTGATCATGCGGAATCGTGGCTAG
- the myoc gene encoding myocilin: protein MFLLLCVCLSAALLDSDAQDRASLWRANDRSGRCQYTFTVPSPSEASCPQPAPAGGPEMEGLKARLSLLEVLVARLTGGETTGVPGGPASQTGLQEALAVAVGERSLLQGEKERLEREVEAMQRRVEDISRETERLRSRCPSQMLPPKPPLQDGSMRPSSGSSVLSHLVSRPVSQGDSGSLRDPSWEFSSQGFQELKAEVTEVPAPSPESSVDSTGCGELVSVGEPVLHRRTDTIAGKYGVWMQDPEASAPYGPEMVWRIDTVGSEVRQLFGYEDMQQFSRGFPSKVLLLPEPVESTGATLFRGSLYYQRRRSRTILRYDLASESIAARRDLPHAGFHGQFPYSWGGYTDVDLGVDEQGLWAVYSTNKAKGAIVLSLLDPHSLEVRRSWETGIRKNSVANAFMICGRLYTVASYTSPNTTVNHAYDTASGQGKAVAVPFKNKYRYNSMIDYNPAQRKLFAWDNFHIVSYDVRLGRPQAN, encoded by the exons ATGTTTCTCctactgtgcgtgtgtctgagcGCTGCTCTGCTGGACTCTGACGCGCAGGACCGAGCCTCTCTCTGGAGGGCCAACGACCGCTCCGGACGCTGCCAGTACACCTTCACCGTGCCCAGCCCCAGCGAGGCCAGCTGCCCCCAGCCAGCCCCGGCCGGAGgcccagagatggagggactgAAGGCCAGACTCAGCCTTCTGGAGGTGCTGGTGGCCAGGCTGACGGGGGGAGAGACAACAGGGGTTCCCGGGGGCCCCGCCTCACAGACAGGGCTCCAGGAGGCCCTGGCCGTGGCCGTAGGGGAGAGGAGCCTGCTGCAGGGGGAGAAGGAGCgtctggagagggaggtggaggcgatgcagaggagggtggaagacattagcagagagacagagagactgaggagCAGATGTCCCTCCCAGATGCTGCCTCCCAAACCTCCCTTACAGGACGGCAGCATGAGACCCTCCTCAg gttcCAGTGTTCTCTCCCACCTGGTGTCCAGACCTGTTAGTCAGGGAGACAGCGGGAGTCTGAGAG acccCTCCTGGGAGTTCAGTTCTCAGGGTTTCCAGGAGCTGAAGGCTGAGGTGACCGAGGTTCCTGCCCCCAGTCCAGAGAGCTCAGTGGACAGCACAg gctgtGGGGAGCTGGTGTCCGTGGGCGAGCCGGTCCTCCACAGGAGAACAGACACCATAGCGGGGAAGTACGGCGTGTGGATGCAGGACCCCGAGGCTAGCGCCCCCTATGGGCCAGAGATGGTGTGGCGTATTGACACGGTCGGCTCTGAGGTCCGACAGCTCTTCGGCTACGAGGACATGCAGCAGTTTTCTCGGGGCTTCCCGTCCAAG gtcctgCTGCTCCCTGAGCCTGTCGAGAGCACGGGTGCCACCCTCTTCCGGGGCTCCCTGTACTACCAGCGCCGCCGCAGCCGCACCATCCTGCGCTACGACCTGGCCTCCGAGAGCATCGCCGCCCGCAGGGACCTTCCCCACGCCGGCTTCCACGGCCAGTTCCCCTACTCCTGGGGCGGCTACACGGACGTGGACCTGGGGGTGGACGAGCAGGGCCTGTGGGCCGTCTACTCCaccaacaaggccaagggagcCATCGTGCTGTCCCTGCTGGACCCCCACAGCCTGGAGGTGAGGCGGAGCTGGGAGACGGGCATCCGGAAGAACTCGGTGGCCAACGCCTTCATGATCTGCGGCCGGCTGTACACGGTGGCCAGCTACACGTCCCCAAACACCACAGTCAACCACGCGTACGACACGGCCAGTGGCCAGGGCAAGGCCGTGGCCGTGCCCTTCAAGAACAAGTACCGCTACAACAGCATGATCGACTACAACCCGGCCCAGAGGAAGCTGTTTGCCTGGGACAACTTCCACATCGTGTCCTACGACGTCAGGCTGGGGAGGCCCCAGGCCAACTGA
- the vamp4 gene encoding vesicle-associated membrane protein 4 isoform X2: MPPKFKRHLNDDEVTGSVRSERRNLLEEDSDEEEDFFLRGPTAPRFGAPTDKIKHVQSQVDEVIDVMQENISKVIERGERLEDLQDKSESLSDNASAFSSRAKQMHRRMWWRDTKMKMIIGLVVVGLLLIIIIPVIMRNRG, translated from the exons ATGCCTCCCAAGTTCAAACGGCACCTCAACGATGACGAGGTCACGGGGTCCGTGCGCAGCGAGAGG AGGAACCTGCTTGAGGAAGACTCCGACGAAGAGGAGGACTTCTTCTT GAGGGGACCAACGGCACCCAGGTTTGGAGCTCCAACTGACAAAATCAAACA TGTGCAGTCGCAGGTTGATGAGGTCATCGACGTGATGCAGGAGAACATCTCCaaggtgatagagagaggggagaggctggaagacCTGCAGGACAAGTCAG AGAGCCTATCAGACAACGCGTCAGCCTTCAGTAGCCGCGCCAAGCAGATGCACAGGAGGATGTGGTGGAGAGACAcaaag ATGAAGATGATCATCGGCCTGGTGGTGGTCGGGCTGCTTCTCATTATCATCA ttccagTGATCATGCGGAATCGTGGCTAG